A genomic segment from Castor canadensis chromosome 1, mCasCan1.hap1v2, whole genome shotgun sequence encodes:
- the LOC109693779 gene encoding olfactory receptor 2AG2-like — protein MELWNSTLGSGFILVGIMNGSGSPELLCATITVLYMLALTSNGLLLLVITMDVRLHVPMYLLLRQLSLVDLLFTSVVTPKAIIDFLHRENTISFGGCALQMFLALAMGSSEDLLLAIMAYDRYVAICHPLNYMIYMRPRVCWLMVTTSWFLASLTALGHTVYTMHFTFCMSWEIRHLLCEIPPLLKLACEDTSRYELFVYVTGVTFLLLPLSAIVTSYTRILFTVFHMHSDEGKKKALFTCFSHLTVVGMFYGAATFMYVLPSSFHNPKQDNIISVFYTIVTPALNPLIYSLRNKEVMGALRRVLGKYMWPGHPTV, from the coding sequence ATGGAGCTCTGGAACTCCACTTTAGGAAGTGGCTTCATCTTGGTGGGGATTATGAATGGCAGTGGGTCTCCTGAGCTACTCTGTGCCACAATCACTGTCCTGTACATGTTGGCTTTGACCAGCAATGGACTGCTTCTCCTGGTCATCACAATGGATGTCCGGCTCCATGTGCCCATGTACCTCCTGCTCAGGCAGCTGTCTCTTGTTGACCTCCTCTTCACATCAGTTGTCACCCCCAAGGCCATCATAGATTTTCTGCATAGAGAAAACACCATCTCATTTGGAGGTTGTGCCCTTCAGATGTTCTTGGCCCTTGCAATGGGTAGCTCAGAGGACCTCCTTCTGGCCATCATGGCCTATGACAGGTATGTGGCCATTTGTCATCCTCTGAACTACATGATCTACATGAGGCCCAGGGTCTGCTGGCTCATGGTGACCACATCATGGTTCTTGGCATCTCTGACAGCTCTAGGGCATACTGTGTATACCATGCACTTCACTTTCTGCATGTCCTGGGAAATCAGGCACTTGCTCTGCGAGATCCCCCCTCTGTTGAAGTTGGCCTGTGAAGACACATCCAGATATGAACTCTTTGTGTATGTAACAGGTGTGACTTTCCTATTGCTACCTCTTTCTGCCATTGTTACCTCTTACACACGAATTCTCTTCACTGTGTTTCACATGCACTCAgatgagggaaagaagaaagcccTTTTCACCTGCTTTTCTCACCTAACTGTGGTTGGGATGTTTTATGGGGCAGCCACATTCATGTATGTCCTGCCCAGTTCCTTCCACAATCCCAAACAGGACAATATCATCTCTGTTTTCTACACAATTGTCACCCCAGCCCTAAATCCCCTCAtttacagcctgaggaacaaggaaGTCATGGGGGCCCTGAGGAGGGTACTGGGGAAGTACATGTGGCCAGGACATCCCACTGTTTAG
- the LOC109693786 gene encoding olfactory receptor 2D3-like, with the protein MEEENQTSVTEFVFLGLSQDAQTQVLLFFLFLAIYLLTVLGNLLIIVLIHIDSRLHTPMYFFLRNLSFADLCFSTTTVPQVLVHFLVKRKTISFAGCATQIVVLLLVGGTECALLAVMSYDRYVAVCKPLHYSTIMTHSLCVQLAMWSWASGAFVSLVDTMFTLHLPYRGNNIINHFFCEPPALLKLASADTYNTEMAIFAMGVVILLVPVSLVLVSYWNIISTVTQMQSGEGRLKVFSTCGSHLLVVVLFYGSAILAYMRPNSKIMNERDKMISVFYSAVTPMLNPIIYSLRNKDVKGALRRLTAK; encoded by the coding sequence ATGGAAGAGGAGAACCAAACTTCTGTGACAGAATTTGTCTTCCTGGGTCTCTCACAGGATGCACAGACACAAGtcctgctcttctttctttttctggccaTCTACCTGCTGACCGTGCTGGGAAACCTGCTGATCATTGTGCTCATTCACATAGACTCCAgactccacacacccatgtacttcttcctcagaaACCTGTCCTTTGCTGATCTCTGTTTTTCTACTACCACAGTCCCCCAGGTGCTCGTCCACTTCCTGGTGAAGAGGaaaaccatttcctttgctggaTGTGCAACACAGATAGTTGTGTTACTTCTGGTTGGGGGTACAGAGTGTGCACTGCTGGCAGTGATGTCCTATGATCGGTATGTGGCTGTCTGCAAGCCTCTGCATTACTCCACCATCATGACACATTCGCTATGTGTCCAGCTGGCCATGTGGTCCTGGGCCAGTGGAGCATTTGTGTCTCTGGTGGACACTATGTTCACACTGCATCTTCCCTACCGAGGAAATAATATCATTAACCATTTTTTCTGTGAACCTCCTGCCCTCCTGAAGCTGGCCTCAGCAGATACTTACAACACAGAAATGGCCATCTTTGCAATGGGTGTGGTAATCCTTTTAGTTCCTGTCTCCCTCGTCCTGGTCTCCTACTGGAATATCATCTCCACTGTGACTCAGATGCAGTCTGGAGAGGGCAGGCTCAAGGTCTTCTCTACCTGTGGTTCCCATCTTCTTGTTGTAGTTCTCTTCTATGGCTCAGCAATACTTGCCTACATGAGGCCAAACTCCAAGATAATGAATGAAAGGGATAAAATGATCTCTGTGTTCTACTCAGCAGTGACACCCATGCTGAACCCCATCATTTAtagcctgaggaacaaggatgtcAAAGGGGCTCTCAGGAGACTAACTGCAAAATAG